The genome window ATGGATAGCTTGGCGGCCAGGGTCATCATCAGGTCGTTGATCTTGTCGGCGGTGATGGGGTCCAGGCCGGTGGTGGGCTCGTCGTAAAGGATGTAGTCCGGATCCATGGCCAGGGCCCGGGCCAGCCCCACCCTTTTCTTCATCCCCCCGGAAAGCTCCGAGGGCATCAGTTTTTCAGTGCCGGACATGCCCACCAGGGCCAGCTTTTCGGCCACCTTCCCGGCGATGCTGGCATCATCCAGATCGGAATGCTCCTTAAGCCCCAGGCCCACGTTCTGGGCCACGGTCATGGAGTCGAACAGGGCCGCCCCCTGGAACAGCATCCCGAACCTCCGGCGTATGGCATACAGCTCGTGCTTTTTTATCCGGGTGATGTCGGTGCCGTCGATGGTAACCGTGCCCAGGTCGGGCCGGGCCAGGCCGATGATGTGGCGCAGCAGCACGCTCTTGCCGCAGCCGGAGCGCCCCATGATCACCATGGTCTCGCCGGTCTGGATCTCCAGCCCCACCCCGTCCAGGACCTTTTTGTGCCCGTAGGATTTATGTAGATCGCGGATAGTTATCATTTAAGTATGAAACGGCATTTAATTGTTAGCTCCTGGCTTCGGACCTCTACCAACCCTCCCCGCTGCGGGGAGAGCCTGCACTGAGAAGAAAGGCTTGCTTTACAATCGAAAGTGGACAAGGGAGGGGTTATTTCTTTAAAACAAACCCTGCATCGGTGATGTATACGGCGTAAGCATTGGGATCAGGATACTGGAAGGCGGCTATTCCCTGGACCGCATCTATCAAAGGGTATTTTTGCCCGTAGCGCAGCAGGGTTCCCCAGTATCCCGGTTCCTTGACCAGCTGATAATTGCAGATAGTGGTGGAATCGGCCGACTCCCAGCGCCCGGAAAAACGGGTGACCCGGTAATAGGGTTTGGCTCCCAGGAATCTTAAGAACGGCTTCCATCGCAGGATGTAGCCCTGGATCATCCACTGGTCCCCGGCCAGGGGGAAGACGTGCTTGGCGCCGGTGGATTCATCTGTATAGCTCATCTGCAGGCCACTTTCTGTCTTCAGCGCAGTAACCGTGCCGATGAGCTGATCGTTGTTCAGCAGGCTGTAGGTCCGGGCAAACAGGGACAGCGAGAACATCGAGGCCCCGGCCAGGAGCAGGATCAGGAAGAACAGGAAAGCGCTCCATACAGAGCCCAGCCCGATCTTCTTTTTGACCTTCAGGGCAATGGAAACCACCAGGATGATCAGGGCCAAGAGGCCAAGCCCCAGACCTATCAGGGCTGTGTTTTGGGCGAATTTGTCCATGATTGTCCTCCATTCGGAGTTTACTATTCCCTCTGTGTCTCTGAGCCTCTGTGGCTAATGTTTCACCCGAATATCCAGGCTGACACTATGTAATCGAATATCAGTATCAGCACCGCCGCAGTGACCACCGCCTTGGTGGTGGCCCGGCCCACCCCCTCCGCCCCGCCCTCGGTGGCGAACCCGTGAAAGCACCCGGAAGTGGCGATGATGATGCCGAAGAATATTGATTTCACTATGCCCCCCATCAGGTCCTTGGTGTGGAAGTGGAACCTTAACCCGTCCAGGTAGACCTGGGAGGAGATGCCCACCGAGGCCACCGCCACCAGCCAGCCGCCGATCAGGGCCACGAAGTTGGCGAAGATGGTCAGCACCGGCGACATCACCGCCCCGGCCACGAACCGGGGCATAACCAGGAAGGAAACCGGGTCTATGGCCATGGTCTCCAGGGCGTCGATCTGCTCGGTCACCCGCATGGTGCCCAGTTCGGCGGCGATGCCCGCCCCCACCCGTCCCGCCACCACCAGCGCGGTCAGCACCGGGCCCAGTTCTATCATCACCGCCCGGGCGATCCCGGTGCCCAGCCAGATGGGCGGCACCAGCCCCTGCATCTGGTAGGCGGCCTGGACCGCC of bacterium contains these proteins:
- a CDS encoding ABC transporter ATP-binding protein — protein: MITIRDLHKSYGHKKVLDGVGLEIQTGETMVIMGRSGCGKSVLLRHIIGLARPDLGTVTIDGTDITRIKKHELYAIRRRFGMLFQGAALFDSMTVAQNVGLGLKEHSDLDDASIAGKVAEKLALVGMSGTEKLMPSELSGGMKKRVGLARALAMDPDYILYDEPTTGLDPITADKINDLMMTLAAKLSITSIAVTHDMVSANKIADRIAMLHQGRIIFCGTPEQIKKSPDQNIQQFIRGEAD
- a CDS encoding ABC transporter permease; its protein translation is MPSQNNNNYPAKVLAGIGQATLDSFQEWGSAFYLFGRIILALRHVFRNSSLILQQMMVMGVNSLPLVLFSAVFTGMVAAVQAAYQMQGLVPPIWLGTGIARAVMIELGPVLTALVVAGRVGAGIAAELGTMRVTEQIDALETMAIDPVSFLVMPRFVAGAVMSPVLTIFANFVALIGGWLVAVASVGISSQVYLDGLRFHFHTKDLMGGIVKSIFFGIIIATSGCFHGFATEGGAEGVGRATTKAVVTAAVLILIFDYIVSAWIFG